CGTAGAGCGCCTCCCACTCGCCGCGGAGCACGTGGGCGCGCGTGATCACGGTGTCGATCTCGACGGCGCCGTCGTCGACCGACGCGCGGATCTCCGCCAGCCGCTCGCGGAGCGGCGAGAGGCCGGCGGGGAAGCCCGTGGACACGGCGGCGACGGGAACGCCCGTGCCACGCAGCGCGTCGACGGCGGTCGCGACGTACGCGTGGTAGACGCAGACCGCGCCCGTGCGGATGCCCAGCGGCGCGGCGCCGAGCGCGTCGACGAGGTCGTCGCGGAGGGGGCGGACAGCTTTCGCGCAAAGCCGGCGCACGTTGGATGGGGTATCGTCGCCAGCGAGGGTCGTGAGGTCGATGCAGGTGATCGCGCGCAGCAGCCACGCAGCCTGCCACGCCTTCTTCACCGTCCGGCGCGCCGGGAGCGTCGCCGCCCGCCGCTCGACCGCCGACCGGTTGATGCGCTGGGCGCGGACGAGGGCGAGGTCGAACGGTGTGCCGGGGTTGCGCGCCGGCCCGACCGCGGCGTCCGGCACGCGCGACGGTCGCGCGGCGGCGAGGAGCGAGGTGGCGGACATCGCCGCAATCTACGGTCGCAACGTCAGCGGCTTCGGCGTACGCTTCCCAGGAGGAGGCCGATCCCGAGTACGGTGAGGGCGGCCGCGAGCGGGCGCTCGGCGGCCCGACGCGCGAGCCCCGACCCGGCGACGGCGCGGCGCGCCGCCTCGAAGCCACGCATTCCCTGCGTCTCGACCGCCTCGGCCGCGTCGTGCGTCCGCGCATGGAACACCTCGACGCCTCGCGAAACGACGCCGAGCGACTGCACGGTCATGTCGACCCAATCGTAGTGGCGGCGTTCGTCGCTCGCCGCGTCGCGGACGATCGCCTGGACGTCGGACGGCCAGGCGGCCGCACGCTCGACCGCGCGCGCGTACTTGTCCCGGGCCTGGCGCTCGTTCGCGCGGAACGAGATGAGGACGTGCGTGTCGCCGCCGCCCGTCGACGCGAAGCCCTGCACGGCGAGCTTGTCGACGCTGCTCGGGTGCGGGAAGTCGATCGGCTGACCGCCGTGTCGGCGGATCGCCGGCGTCAACTCGGCGATGTGACGCTCGTGGTCGCCGCGGTACCGGCGGATCGTGTCGCGGTACGCGTGCGCCTTCAGCTGCTCGACCGCGAGCGTGTACGAGCCGACCGCGTCGTGGTCGAGCTGGAGCAGGTCGTTCCACTCGGCCATCGTCGCGGCGTCGACAGTCGACGTCGGTTGGGCGGGGGCGGTCATGCGGCTCCTGGGCGGGTGTTCTGACGGGTGCGGATTCGGCGGCTCCGAACGCGGCAGCAGATCGCGCGTCGCAAGCCGCGCGCTCGCGGCCCCTCACCCGCACGGAGCGTGCGCGCCGGTCGCACGCGCGCGAACTCGGGCGATGGTTGCCCGGTGCGCCATCTTGTAGGACGCCCACCCGTTCCCCCCGACATGCCCGACGCCCTCGCCCCCGCTCCTCGCCCTACCCGCCGCCCGCGCGCGCTCCCGGCGCCGCCCGCCCGCGCGCCGTCCGCCCTGCCGTGGGTACAGGCCACGCCGGGCGTCCCGTACTTCTCGCTCGACACCGGCGAGGCGTGGACCCCGATCGGCGCGAACGAGGCGATCACCTGGCCGGGGCTCGCCGGATTGTTTCGGCGGCGCGACCTCGCCGGCGCGGAGGCGTACGTGCGCGACCTGCACGCGCGCGGCGTGACGGTGTTGCGCCTGATGCTGGAGTACAGCCAGAGCCAACACCGCTACTTCGAGCGCCCGGCCGGCGTGTTCAACCCGGCGATGGTGCGGCTCTGGGATGACTTGTTCACGATCTGCGAACAGGTCGGCATGCGGGTGCTGCTCACGCCCTACGACACGTTCTTTCAGTACATCCGCTGGCGCCACCACCCGTACAACCGCCGCAACGGCGGCCCGTGCGCCGATCGCTCGCGGCTGCTGGTCTGCGCAGACACGCGCGCGCTCGTCAAGGCGCGCCTCGCATTCGCGACCGAGCGCTGGGGCGCGAGCGGCGCGCTGTTCGCCTGGGACCTATGGAACGAGTTGCACCCCGCCCAGGGGAACAACGACTACTTCGGGATGTGGGGCTTCGTCACCGAGGCGAGCGCGTTCCTCCGCGACCTCGAAGTGCGCCTGCACGGGCGCGCGCACCCGCAGACCGTCTCGGTGTTCGGCCCCGAGCTGCTGTGGAAGCCCGAGCTGCACGAACTGATCTTCCGTCATCCCGGGCTGGATTTTGCGAGCACGCACTTCTACGCCGAAGCGACGATCGACGACCCGCGCGACACCGTCGGGCCGGCCATCGCCGCGGCGCGGCTCACGGAGGACGCGCTCGCCGAGATTCGCGACGGGCGCCCGTTCTTCGAGAGCGAGCACGGGCCCATCCACACGTTCAAGGACCGACGCGTCACGCTGCCGGCGGCGTTCGACGACGAGTACTTCCGCAACATTCAGTGGGCGCACCTCGCGTCGGGGGGCGCGGGCGGCGGGATGCGCTGGCCCAATCGGCGCCCGCACGTGCTGACGCCCGGAATGCGCGACGCGCAGGGCGCGCTCGCGCGTGTCGCCGCGCTGGTGGACTGGGGCGAGTTCCGGCGGGTCTGCCTCAACGAGCAACTCGTCGTACGTGACGTCGGGGGGCGCCCGCTCGCGCTCGTTACCTCGCGCCCGCACACGCCGGCGGGTCACCCCCCGGTCGTGCCGATGGCCGGACGCGAAGCGGCCGCGTTCGGCTGCGGCGACGAGCGGCAGGCGGTCGTGTTCCTGCTGCGTGCGGACACGCTCGGGGGCGACGGCCGCCTCCGGCGCAACGTGCCGCCGCGACCGGTCTCGGTCGAGCTACCCGGGCTGAACGCCGGTACGTACGTCGCGACCGAGTGCGATCCGGTGACGGGGAGTGTGCGCCGGACGCGAGAGATGACGCATGATGGTGGCGCCGTCACGCTCTCGCCGGTGGATCTCGTAGCGGACGCGCTACTACTCGTCGGTCCGAGAACGTCGGCGTAATGCGGGCGATTCGGGGACGGAGGCGGACGGATTAACGCGGCCCGGATCGCGGCGTCTCCCTCGGTGTGCACGGCGCGACGAGCGGTTAGGCAACCGCGCCTCGCGGCCGAGCGCATCAAACGTCCACCTTCGCCCCACCTGTCATGCGTATCGCCCAGCTTCTCACCGCCGTCGTCCTCGTACCGGCCCTCACCGCGGCCAGCGCCGGCGCGCAGCAATCGCTCCCCGGGCTCTCGGCCGCCGACAACGCGGCCCGCGCGCGCGACATCCGGCACGACCGGCGCGACGTCCAGCGCGACGAGCACCGCGACGGGTACGTCCGCCGCGAGCTGCGCGGCGACCGCGCCCTCGACCGGCGCGACGACGCGCTGATCAACCGTGATCGTCGCCTGCGCAACGACGACCGCCAGGTCGACCGGTCGGCCGATGCGGCGGTGAGCGCCGAGCGTCGCGCGCTCTGGTCGGCGCGCGCGGCGCACGACCCGGCCGCGGCCCGGGCGGACCGGCAGGCCCTGATCGATGCGGAGCGTGCGGACCGGCGCGATGACCGGGTGTTGCGCCAGGACAACGCCGAGCTCCGGCACGACCGCCGGCTCGACGCGCGCGACGACCGCGCGACGAGTCACGAGGCGTACGTCAACCGCCGGCTGGAGCGCGACATCCGCCACGACCGGCAGGACCTGCGCCGCGACCGCCGCAATCCGTGAGCGGCGGACGGGCGCAGCCCGCGGCGCGCGGAACTCGCGCGCGCCGCGGGGGTCCGCAATGTGCTAGACTCCGCTGGGCCGGCCCGGGCGTACCCGTATAGCGCGCCCGGTCCGGGCCGCAGATTTCGGACTCGCCACGCGCTGGGCGTTCACCGCTCGCGCTTTTGCCCAGGAGCGCCTCGCCATGCTCGGTAACCTGCTCGCCCCCGAACACTTGCTCATCGTCCTCGCCGTCATCCTGCTGATGTTCGGCGGCAAGAAGATCCCCGAGCTCGCCAGCGGACTGGGCAAGGGCGTCCGCGAGTTCAAGAACGGGGTCGCCGGGGGCGGCGAGTCGTCGCCGCAGGTGACGGCCTCGACGACGACGCCGGAGCCGATCGCGCGCGCGACGACGGAGACGGTGACCGTCTCGGCGCCGCCGCCCGAACCGAAGCGGCTGATCGGCTGACCGACCGCGCGCCCGCAACGCACGACGCCCCGGCCGATCGATCGGCCGGGGCGTCGTGCGTTCGAGCCGCATCGTGTGGCAATAGCAGGGGAGGGGCTCGAACCCTCGACCTCACGATTATGAGTCGTGCGCTCTGACCAGCTGAGCTACCCTGCCGACTGCACGGGGCGTGCACCGGGCGGCCACGCGTCGGAGCGGGACGTTGGCCTCCTGACGCGAACGGGCCGGCTGGAAAGCCGGCCCGTTCGCATGGCGGGGGCGGGATTTGAACCCGCGACCTTCGGGTTATGAGCCCGACGAGCTACCAGGCTGCTCCACCCCGCGTCGTTGTGGAAGGCAATGTATCACGAGCGCGCGCTCCGTCAACCCTCGCGGAATCGGGGCGCAACGAGTCGCGCGACGCGGGCGCATCGGCGAATCGGTACAGAAGCTCGCGGTCGCCGCGCACCATGCCGAACTCCTCGCGCGCGACCGTTTCCTGCAGCACGGGGTCGGTGCGTAACCGGCGTTCCAGCGTACGCAGCGAATCGACCGCGCGCTGCAGCGAGTCCACCGACGCCGCGAGGGCGCGTTCGCGCGCGCGCTGGCGCCACAGGTCGGTGGTCGCGTACTCCCCGCCCTGCACCGCGAACGCGGTCGCCCCGAGGGCGACCACGCCCCACGCCAACCGGCCCGCGACCGACACGCGACCGTTGCCTAACGCGCGCTCAGAGGCCGAACGGCCCGCCGGCCGCGAACTCCGCCGATTCGCCGAGCTGCTCCTCGATGCGGAGCAGCTGGTTGTACTTCGCGATCCGGTCCGAGCGCGACGCCGACCCGGTCTTGATCTGCCCCGCGTTGGTCGCGACCGCGAGGTCGGCGATGAACGTGTCCTCGGTCTCGCCCGAGCGGTGGGAGATGATCGACGAGTAGCCCGACGCGCGCGCGAGCTCGATCGCCTCGAGCGTCTCGGTGAGCGTGCCGATCTGGTTCACCTTGACGAGGATCGAGTTCCCGACGTCCTCCTCGATGCCGCGCGCGAGGCGGGCCGAGTTGGTGACGAAGATGTCGTCGCCGACGAGCTGCACGCGGTCGCCGAGGGCGGCCGTCAGCTTCGCCCACCCGTCCCAATCGTCCTCCGCGAGCCCGTCCTCGATCGAGACGATCGGGTACTTGTCGATCCACGACGTGTAGAGCTCGATCATGCCCTCCGCGTCGCGCGAGCCGGCGCCGCTCTTCTTGAACGTGTACGTGCCGTTCTTGAACAGCTCGCTCGCGGCGCAGTCGAGCGCGAGGGCGACCTGCGTGCCCGCCTGGTACCCCGCCTTCTCGATCGCTTCGAGGATGACCGTGATCGCCTCCTCGTCGCTCTTGAGGTCCGGCGCGAAGCCGCCCTCGTCACCGACCCCGGTCGCGAGCTTCCGGCCGACGAGCACCTTTTTCAGCGACTGGAACACCTCGGCGCCCATCCGCAGCGCGTCCGCGAACGTCTCCGCGCCGTGCGGGACGATCATGAACTCTTGGAAGTCGACCGTGTTGGTCGCGTGCGCTCCGCCGTTCAGGATGTTCATCAGCGGCACCGGCAGTAGGCGCGCCATCGGGCCGCCGAGGTAGCGGAACAGCGGCTGTTCGAGCTCGTTCGCGGCCGCGCGCGCGGCGGCCATCGAGACGCCTAGGATCGCGTTCGCGCCGAGCTTGCCCTTGTTCTCCGTCCCGTCGAGTTCGAGCATGAGGCGGTCGAGGCCGATCTGGTCGGTGACCTCGTGACCGCGCACGGCCGGGGCGATCTGCTCCTCCACGTTGCGGACGGCGTGCTCGACGCCCTTGCCGCCGTAGCGCTTGGCGTCGGCGTCGCGGAGCTCGAGTGCCTCGTGCTCGCCGGTCGAAGCGCCGCTCGGGACCGCGGCGCGCCCCGCCGCCCCGCTGTCGAGCGTCACGTCGACCTCGATGGTGGGGTTGCCGCGGCTGTCGAGGATTTCGCGCGCGCGGACGTCGATGATGGTCGGCATTATGAGGGAGGAGAAAGGTGCGGCAGTTCGGGCGCGTTAGGCAACGGCGGGCACGCCGTACACGTCGCGGAGCTCGGCCGCGAGCCGGTCGTGGACGCGCCCGCTCAGTGCCTCGCGCGCGTCGTACCCGAGGCCCGCCGTCTCGACGGGTTCGAGCAGGTGGACGTCGACGCGCGCCGCGCGGAGCCACAGTGAGCCGCGCGGGAGTGCTTCGAGCGTGCCGTGCAGCAGCGTGGGTACGACGGGGACCCCGGCCGCAATCGCGAGCACGAACGGCCCCTTCTTGAACGCGCGTAGCGCGTAGGTCGCGCCGCGCGTGCCCTCCGGGAACACGACCACGCTGCGGCCGTCGCGGATCCGGGCCGCGGCCTCGTCGTACGACTGGAACGCCGCCGCGCGGTTCTCCCGGTCGATCGGGATCGTGCCGACCGCGCGCGCGGCCGCGCCGAAGACGGGCACGCGGAACAGCTCCGCCTTCGCGACGAACGAGTACCGCGGCAGGTGCGCGACGAGCACGAGGACGTCGTACCAGCTGACGTGGTTGCACGCGAAGATCCGCGGCTCGCCGGTGCGCGCGCGCTCGGCGCCGTGCATGACGACGGTGATCCCCGAGACCGCGAGCACGGCCTTCGCCCACCAGCGCGGCGCGCGCTCGTAGATCGTCCCCGGCCCGTCGGGCACGCCGAAGAGCCGCGCCAACAACACGATCGAGCCGAGCACGGTGGTCAGGACGGCGAGCGTGAGGGCGGCGGCCAGGGTGCGCATCAGCGCGTAAAGTGGTCGTGCCCGGCGGGGAGGTCAACGCGCGCCGCGCCCCGCAGCGCGACCGGCTCGCCGCCCGTCTCACGGCCGAGTACGTCGCCGACGCGCGTGAGGGGCAACCCGTACGCGTGCGCGAACGCGTCGACCTCGAGCGCGACGGCGGAGGCGCAGAGCAGTTCGTACTCCTCACCGCCTGCCAACGCGTCCTCGACTGACGCGCCGTGCACGCGCGGGACGGCCGCCGGGTCCAGCACGAGCCGGCACCGGCTGGCGGCGGCGACGTGCCCTGCATCGGCCAGTAGCCCGTCGGAAACGTCGATCATCGCGCGGGCGCCGTGCTCGGCGAGCCAGCGCGCCTCCGCGATGCGGGCGGATGGGCGCGCGAAGCGCTCCCGATCCGCGGCGAGGGGCGTCTCGCCGCGCAGCAGCGCGTCGAGCGCGCGCCGCGGCCCACCAAGCCGCCCGGTGACGTACAGGCCGTCGCCTGGGCGCGCGCCGTCGCGCGTCACGGGACGCACCGCCTCGCCGAGGACCGTGATCGTGAGCGCAAGATCCCGCCCGGCCGTGAGATCACCGCCGACGATCGGACAGCCTGCGGCGGCGGCGGCCTCGCCGATCCCGTCGCCAATATCTGGCAAGGCGTCGCGCCAGTCCGCGGGCACGCTGGCCGCGAGCAGCACGCCCAACGGCCGCGCCGCCATCGCGGCGAGGTCGCTGAGCGCACTCGCGGCCGCGCGCCAGCCGATCTCGGCCGGGGTGAACCAGGCGCGCCGGAAGTGCACGCCTTCGACCGACGCGTCGGTGCTCACGACGAGCCGCGCGCCGGGCGAGACGTCGAGCACGGCCGCGTCGTCCCCGACGCCGCGGGCGCGGTCGCCCCAGCGCGCGAGTAAGGTGCGGATCGCATCGAACTCACGCCCGGGTCCGACCCGCGTGTGGAGCGGACCGTCGGTCACGTCCGATCCTTCGGTCAGCCCACGACCCGCGGCAGCTCGGCGATGACGGGGTACGGGGCGCGCGACTCCGCGGTACCGTCGCGCGGCCACGCGTCGCGGAGTGCGTCGAGCACGTCGGCCAGCGTGGCGCCGCGCACCCCGCCGCGGAGGGCCGTCGCGAGCTCGCCCGCGCGGCCGTGGGTCCAGGCGGCCGCGGCGCCGCGCAGGAGCGCCGTCTCGTCCACGGGCGTGTGGGCGAGCAGCGCCGCCGCGATGCCGCCGAGCACGTCGCCGCTGCCCGCGGTGCCAAGCGTGGGGGTGCCCGTCGCGCTCACGAGCGTCGCCGCACCGTCGCTCACCACGGTGGGCACGCCCTTGAGCAGGACCGCCGCGTGCGCGGTGCGGGCGGCCTCGCCGGCGATTTCGAAGCGGCGCGCGAGGACGTCGTCGACCGTCGTGCCGAGCAGGCGCGCGAGCTCCAGCGGGTGTGGCGTGAGGAGCGCGGGTCGCCCGGCGAGCAGCGCGCCTAACGCACCGAGCCGGCCGGCGTAGTGGTTGAGCGCGTCCGCGTCGACCACGACCGGGCCGCGCCAGGCGGAGAGCACGCGCTCGAGCAGCGCCGCCGCGGCGTCGGACCGGCCTAGTCCGGGGCCGAGGAGGATCGCGTCGGCCCAGTCGAGCACGGCATGCTGCAGCGTGTCCGCGTCGTCCGGCGCGGGCCACGCGGTCGCCATCGCGGCGTGCAGGCCGTTCTGGAGGATCGGCACGCTTTCGGGCGCGACGACGGCGCGGACCATCCCCGCCCCGCTGCGGAGCGCGGCATCGGAGGCGAGCGCCGCCGCGCCGGCCATCCCCGCCGCGCCGCCGACGACGGCGACCTTGCCGCGAACGCCCTTGTGCGCATCGGCGGGGAAGCTGCGGAGCACGTCGGCGCTGAACGCGTCCGCTGTGACGAGCGTCGGGAGCGACGCGCGGCCCGGCGGGGCGAACGCGACGTCGTCGAGCCCGATGTCGAGGACGGCGATCTCGCCGGCCGCGTCGCGGTCGACGAGGAGGCCGCGTTTGAGCGTCCCGAAGACGAGCGTCAGGTCGGCGCGGACGGCGGTCCCGATCGCCGCGCCGGTGGTCGCGTCGAGGCCGGTCGGGACGTCGAGCGCGACGACCACCCGGCGCGCGTTAGGCGCTGCCGCGTCGCGGGCGCGCGCCAGCTCCGCCGCGTACGCCTCGGCGTAGTCGCGCGCGGGCGCGCGGGCGCCGGTGCCGAGCACGCCGTCGACGACGACGCGTTCGGCGCCGGTCGGCGCGGGGACGTCGCCCGCGTCGCGCGCGCGGTCGTGCTCGTAGCGCGCGTCGTCGGTGGTCGGCGCCGGGGCGCCCCACTGCGTCACCCCGACGCGCACGCCGTAGCGGCGCAGCGCGCGGGCGACGACCCATGCGTCGCCGCCGTTGTTGCCCGGGCCCGCGTGGACCGCGACGCCGGCGCCGAGCAGCGCCGCGTAGCGGCGGACGATCTCGGCGGCGGCCGCCGCGCCCGCGCGCTGCATCAGGGCGCGCGAGGGGACGCCGGCGGCGATCGTGGCCGCGTCAGCGGCCGCGGCTTCGGTCGCGGTGGTAACGCGGACCGCGGGCGCGCCCACGTCGCGTCCCGCTACTTATTCGACGGGCCGACGGCGCGGCCGTAGCCGATCTCGCCGTTGTCGATCCGGATGTTGAACCCGCACTCGGGGTTGCTGCACACCCACGCCTTGTAGGTGATCGGCGCGCCGTCCCGCCCGTAATCGCTCAGCGGCAGCAAGGTTCCCTCGCCGCACTTGTGGCAAGGGGGGAGCTCGGAGGGCATGGCGGTCACGCGGCGTTCATGGGTCGGTCAGGTGAGCGCCGGACAGCGCCAGGGGTAGTCGCGCGCGAACGCGACGTCGAAGTCGTACACGGCGGCGAAGTCGTCGCGCGTGTCGTTGGGCTGCGCGGCGAGCAGTTCGAGGTCGACGAG
This is a stretch of genomic DNA from Gemmatimonadetes bacterium T265. It encodes these proteins:
- the thiL gene encoding thiamine-monophosphate kinase, with product MTDGPLHTRVGPGREFDAIRTLLARWGDRARGVGDDAAVLDVSPGARLVVSTDASVEGVHFRRAWFTPAEIGWRAAASALSDLAAMAARPLGVLLAASVPADWRDALPDIGDGIGEAAAAAGCPIVGGDLTAGRDLALTITVLGEAVRPVTRDGARPGDGLYVTGRLGGPRRALDALLRGETPLAADRERFARPSARIAEARWLAEHGARAMIDVSDGLLADAGHVAAASRCRLVLDPAAVPRVHGASVEDALAGGEEYELLCASAVALEVDAFAHAYGLPLTRVGDVLGRETGGEPVALRGAARVDLPAGHDHFTR
- a CDS encoding 1-acyl-sn-glycerol-3-phosphate acyltransferase; translation: MRTLAAALTLAVLTTVLGSIVLLARLFGVPDGPGTIYERAPRWWAKAVLAVSGITVVMHGAERARTGEPRIFACNHVSWYDVLVLVAHLPRYSFVAKAELFRVPVFGAAARAVGTIPIDRENRAAAFQSYDEAAARIRDGRSVVVFPEGTRGATYALRAFKKGPFVLAIAAGVPVVPTLLHGTLEALPRGSLWLRAARVDVHLLEPVETAGLGYDAREALSGRVHDRLAAELRDVYGVPAVA
- the eno gene encoding enolase gives rise to the protein MPTIIDVRAREILDSRGNPTIEVDVTLDSGAAGRAAVPSGASTGEHEALELRDADAKRYGGKGVEHAVRNVEEQIAPAVRGHEVTDQIGLDRLMLELDGTENKGKLGANAILGVSMAAARAAANELEQPLFRYLGGPMARLLPVPLMNILNGGAHATNTVDFQEFMIVPHGAETFADALRMGAEVFQSLKKVLVGRKLATGVGDEGGFAPDLKSDEEAITVILEAIEKAGYQAGTQVALALDCAASELFKNGTYTFKKSGAGSRDAEGMIELYTSWIDKYPIVSIEDGLAEDDWDGWAKLTAALGDRVQLVGDDIFVTNSARLARGIEEDVGNSILVKVNQIGTLTETLEAIELARASGYSSIISHRSGETEDTFIADLAVATNAGQIKTGSASRSDRIAKYNQLLRIEEQLGESAEFAAGGPFGL
- the deoC gene encoding 2-deoxyribose-5-phosphate aldolase; the protein is MSATSLLAAARPSRVPDAAVGPARNPGTPFDLALVRAQRINRSAVERRAATLPARRTVKKAWQAAWLLRAITCIDLTTLAGDDTPSNVRRLCAKAVRPLRDDLVDALGAAPLGIRTGAVCVYHAYVATAVDALRGTGVPVAAVSTGFPAGLSPLRERLAEIRASVDDGAVEIDTVITRAHVLRGEWEALYDEVRAMRTACGDAHLKVILATGELATLSNVARASQVAMMAGADFIKTSTGKEGVNATLPFALVMCRAIRDYHERTGVAVGFKPAGGIRTAKQALEFQYVMREELGTRWLASDLFRIGASALLTDIERQLEHFITGRYAAAHRHAMV
- a CDS encoding bifunctional NAD(P)H-hydrate repair enzyme, whose protein sequence is MGAPAVRVTTATEAAAADAATIAAGVPSRALMQRAGAAAAAEIVRRYAALLGAGVAVHAGPGNNGGDAWVVARALRRYGVRVGVTQWGAPAPTTDDARYEHDRARDAGDVPAPTGAERVVVDGVLGTGARAPARDYAEAYAAELARARDAAAPNARRVVVALDVPTGLDATTGAAIGTAVRADLTLVFGTLKRGLLVDRDAAGEIAVLDIGLDDVAFAPPGRASLPTLVTADAFSADVLRSFPADAHKGVRGKVAVVGGAAGMAGAAALASDAALRSGAGMVRAVVAPESVPILQNGLHAAMATAWPAPDDADTLQHAVLDWADAILLGPGLGRSDAAAALLERVLSAWRGPVVVDADALNHYAGRLGALGALLAGRPALLTPHPLELARLLGTTVDDVLARRFEIAGEAARTAHAAVLLKGVPTVVSDGAATLVSATGTPTLGTAGSGDVLGGIAAALLAHTPVDETALLRGAAAAWTHGRAGELATALRGGVRGATLADVLDALRDAWPRDGTAESRAPYPVIAELPRVVG